A single bacterium DNA region contains:
- the glpB gene encoding glycerol-3-phosphate dehydrogenase subunit GlpB: MICDILVIGAGPAGLTAALHAASAGAKTAILAKGIGTTHWAAGWVDILGYWPPGSPQPVRDPRAAVGALASALPGHPYARAGLRALDEALLAFQRAATAEGIPYAGSLDRNLLATTPSGSRRPTCLVPHAMLEGTRVAAGRTLIVGIGGLRDFYGAYIAANLRAQGCEADRAIVEVPAIRARNPQTTATLAAMLEDRPVRDELIRAVIPVARGFDRIGFPAVLGMNRHREVVDEVGKALGSAVFEIPTLPPSVPGIRLFEALRRRLAALGVRVIIGSEVVQRFAEGNRLLGIGSEAAARTQRQTAGAFILATGGILGGGIVAGADGAVREAALGLPVHAPVARGAWFSPQALAHQGHPIFQSGVLVNERMQPVGPRGDVAFRNVYAAGAVLAGADEWREKSHEGVALATGYRAAQAATERTRPAAQADAEASR; the protein is encoded by the coding sequence GTGATCTGTGACATCCTCGTCATCGGGGCCGGGCCGGCCGGGCTGACCGCCGCGCTGCACGCCGCTTCAGCCGGGGCCAAGACCGCGATCCTGGCGAAGGGGATCGGGACCACGCACTGGGCAGCCGGCTGGGTGGACATCCTCGGCTACTGGCCGCCCGGATCGCCTCAGCCTGTCCGGGATCCACGGGCCGCCGTCGGCGCCCTTGCGTCCGCCCTCCCCGGTCACCCGTATGCCCGCGCAGGGCTTCGCGCCCTGGATGAAGCGCTCCTCGCTTTCCAGCGCGCCGCCACCGCCGAAGGGATCCCTTATGCGGGGTCGCTGGACCGGAATCTCCTCGCGACCACCCCGTCGGGTTCACGCCGCCCGACCTGCCTCGTCCCCCATGCGATGCTCGAAGGAACACGCGTGGCCGCCGGAAGGACGCTGATCGTGGGGATCGGCGGCCTCCGCGACTTCTACGGCGCGTATATCGCGGCGAACCTGCGCGCGCAGGGCTGCGAGGCCGATCGGGCGATTGTGGAGGTCCCCGCTATTCGCGCCCGCAACCCCCAGACCACCGCGACCCTGGCGGCGATGCTCGAGGACCGGCCGGTGCGCGATGAGCTGATCCGCGCTGTGATACCCGTTGCGCGGGGATTTGACCGCATTGGCTTTCCGGCCGTGCTCGGCATGAACCGGCACAGGGAGGTTGTGGACGAGGTCGGAAAGGCGCTCGGGTCGGCCGTGTTCGAGATCCCCACACTGCCGCCCTCTGTTCCTGGAATCCGGCTGTTCGAGGCCTTGCGCAGGCGCTTGGCAGCCCTCGGTGTCCGCGTCATCATTGGATCGGAGGTCGTCCAGAGGTTTGCGGAGGGGAACCGGTTGTTGGGCATCGGCTCCGAGGCCGCGGCGCGGACGCAGCGTCAGACCGCCGGGGCCTTCATCCTCGCAACCGGAGGGATCCTCGGTGGAGGAATCGTGGCAGGCGCGGACGGGGCGGTGCGGGAGGCCGCCCTCGGGCTGCCCGTACACGCTCCGGTGGCTCGCGGGGCGTGGTTTTCGCCCCAGGCCCTTGCGCATCAAGGCCACCCCATCTTCCAGTCGGGAGTGCTCGTCAACGAGCGCATGCAGCCCGTCGGTCCACGGGGTGACGTCGCGTTTCGAAACGTCTATGCGGCCGGCGCCGTCCTGGCCGGCGCCGACGAATGGCGGGAGAAGTCGCATGAGGGGGTGGCCCTGGCGACCGGCTACCGGGCCGCGCAAGCGGCCACAGAACGCACGCGCCCAGCCGCTCAGGCGGACGCGGAGGCTTCGAGATGA
- a CDS encoding 4a-hydroxytetrahydrobiopterin dehydratase has protein sequence MAVSPLADKTCVPCLGGTPPLTAAEIAPLLAQVEGWTVEANKKLHKSFRFKNFVQAVEFVNAVTQVAEHEGHHPDLYVRWGEVRVSLWTHKIDGLTESDFVMAAKIDRAYTSRPTA, from the coding sequence ATGGCTGTGAGCCCGCTCGCCGACAAGACATGTGTCCCCTGCCTGGGCGGGACGCCTCCGCTGACCGCGGCTGAGATAGCCCCGTTGCTGGCCCAGGTGGAGGGATGGACGGTCGAGGCCAACAAGAAACTCCACAAGTCCTTCCGGTTCAAGAACTTCGTGCAGGCGGTCGAGTTCGTCAACGCTGTGACTCAGGTCGCGGAGCACGAAGGACATCATCCCGACCTCTACGTCCGCTGGGGAGAGGTCCGGGTCTCCCTGTGGACGCACAAGATCGACGGTCTCACGGAGAGCGATTTTGTCATGGCGGCCAAAATCGACCGCGCGTACACGAGCCGTCCGACGGCGTAG
- a CDS encoding fumarylacetoacetate hydrolase family protein, translated as MKLVTFEHGGEARVGTLGETDVVDLRAAWGKGDTAPSSLVSLLQGGSAAIARARAAAEAAPAAARRPLASVRLLSPLPRPSKVVCVGLNYRDHAEETGQPIPKVPIFFTKAVTSVIGPGAPIVLPLDSEQVDYEAELAVVIGARCRRVSRDAARDAIAGYTIMNDVSARDWQFRTSQWFIGKTFDTFAPMGPAVVTGDEVGDPHVLDVSLRLNGTEMQRSNTRHLIFGVPDLIVELSRAMTLEPGDVIATGTPGGVGFIRKPPVFLKPGDRVEISIARVGTLTNPVAAEGRA; from the coding sequence ATGAAGCTGGTCACGTTCGAGCACGGGGGAGAAGCGCGGGTCGGCACGCTCGGGGAGACCGACGTCGTCGACCTCCGTGCCGCGTGGGGAAAGGGCGATACCGCCCCCTCCTCCCTCGTCTCGCTGCTGCAGGGAGGGTCCGCCGCGATTGCCCGGGCCCGCGCGGCCGCCGAGGCGGCGCCGGCTGCGGCGCGGCGTCCCCTGGCCTCGGTTCGGCTGCTCTCCCCGCTGCCGCGACCCTCCAAGGTCGTGTGCGTCGGTCTCAACTACCGGGACCATGCCGAAGAAACCGGCCAGCCCATTCCCAAAGTCCCGATCTTCTTCACGAAAGCGGTCACCTCCGTGATCGGTCCGGGCGCGCCGATTGTGCTTCCCCTCGACTCCGAGCAGGTGGACTACGAAGCGGAGCTGGCCGTCGTGATCGGCGCGCGCTGCCGCCGCGTCAGCCGCGATGCGGCCCGGGATGCCATCGCAGGCTACACGATCATGAACGACGTGAGCGCCCGAGACTGGCAGTTCCGCACGAGCCAGTGGTTCATCGGGAAGACCTTCGACACGTTCGCCCCGATGGGCCCGGCCGTGGTGACCGGCGACGAGGTCGGCGATCCGCACGTCCTCGACGTCTCCCTCCGGTTGAACGGGACGGAGATGCAGCGGTCGAACACCCGCCACCTGATCTTCGGCGTGCCCGACCTCATCGTCGAACTCTCCCGGGCGATGACGCTCGAACCGGGTGATGTCATCGCCACCGGAACTCCAGGCGGAGTCGGGTTTATCCGGAAGCCGCCGGTGTTCCTCAAGCCCGGCGATCGGGTCGAGATCTCGATCGCCAGGGTCGGGACGCTCACCAACCCGGTCGCCGCCGAAGGGCGGGCGTAA
- a CDS encoding anaerobic glycerol-3-phosphate dehydrogenase subunit C, whose protein sequence is MTDVELSLDACIKCNICVSYCPPAKVTDLFPGPKYAGPQAQRFRSPRGPSPDASVDYCSGCRVCNLVCPAGVRIAELNAKARARMYRDRGGVPLRNRLLGRSELLGRLAHPVAPLANYLLHNPISRWLADAWLGIDRRAPLPRFSLHTFPGPVRSKWSPASNPRRRVVYFHGCATRYYEPWIGRAAVAVLERNGMEVVIPPQNCCSLPMLSNGEFDAARRYYDGNLRTLAPLAEAGCEIVGTSTSCTLTLKEEAPDLLEADSDAGRLVAASTSDICEYLVRLHEAGALDTAFRPLELSVLYHAPCQLNAHRVGHPAADLMRLIPGLTVIESEHPCCGIAGTYGLKKEKYAIGMAVGQPLFDRVQQSGARLSVCDSETCRWQIVHGTGLPSVHPIEILAWSYGLGEPLAIRKG, encoded by the coding sequence ATGACGGACGTTGAGCTCAGCCTCGACGCGTGCATCAAGTGCAACATCTGTGTGTCCTACTGTCCGCCGGCCAAGGTCACGGATCTCTTTCCCGGCCCGAAGTACGCCGGCCCCCAGGCCCAGCGGTTTCGATCGCCGCGGGGCCCGTCTCCGGACGCCTCGGTGGACTACTGCAGCGGCTGTCGGGTGTGCAACCTCGTCTGCCCAGCGGGCGTGAGGATCGCCGAGCTGAATGCCAAGGCGCGGGCCAGGATGTATCGTGATCGGGGCGGGGTGCCCCTGCGGAACCGGCTGCTGGGCCGCTCCGAGTTGCTCGGTCGACTCGCCCATCCCGTCGCGCCGTTGGCCAACTACCTGCTGCATAACCCGATCTCCCGCTGGCTCGCGGACGCGTGGCTCGGCATCGACCGGCGCGCCCCGCTGCCGCGCTTTTCGCTGCACACGTTTCCCGGACCGGTCCGCAGCAAGTGGTCCCCCGCCTCCAATCCGCGCCGACGCGTCGTCTATTTTCACGGCTGCGCCACGCGCTATTACGAACCGTGGATCGGACGGGCCGCCGTGGCAGTGCTCGAACGGAACGGTATGGAAGTCGTGATACCGCCCCAGAACTGCTGCTCGCTGCCGATGCTCTCCAACGGGGAGTTCGACGCGGCCCGCCGGTATTACGATGGGAACCTCCGCACACTCGCCCCGCTTGCAGAGGCCGGGTGCGAGATCGTCGGGACGTCGACGAGCTGCACGCTGACGCTCAAAGAGGAGGCGCCTGACCTGCTGGAAGCGGACTCCGACGCGGGGCGCCTCGTCGCGGCCTCCACCAGCGATATCTGCGAATACCTCGTCCGTCTTCACGAGGCCGGAGCATTGGATACGGCGTTTCGGCCCCTCGAGCTGTCCGTCTTGTACCATGCTCCCTGCCAGCTGAACGCGCACCGGGTCGGCCACCCGGCGGCTGATCTCATGCGCCTGATTCCAGGTTTGACGGTTATCGAGAGCGAGCATCCCTGTTGCGGGATCGCTGGGACGTATGGGTTGAAAAAGGAGAAGTACGCCATCGGAATGGCGGTCGGGCAGCCGTTGTTTGACCGAGTGCAGCAAAGCGGGGCCCGCTTGAGCGTATGCGACAGCGAGACCTGTCGCTGGCAGATTGTCCATGGAACCGGGCTCCCATCGGTACACCCGATAGAGATCCTCGCGTGGTCCTACGGACTCGGTGAACCTCTGGCGATACGGAAGGGTTAG
- a CDS encoding ABC transporter ATP-binding protein: protein MSTVFQEDEILGRTYDARLIRRLLGYIRPYRTTTAMAIALLLVASLTDLVGPLLYRVAIDRYIVPGARGGPVAADLRGVGGVAAVYLLVLGIGFATRWLQTYLMQFVGQRAMYDLRMHIFEHIQRLPMAFFSRTPVGRLVTRITNDVDALNELITSGVVAIFGDIATLFGIVGVMLWMDWRLALVVFTVLPLVYWVTDRFRVRAREAYRAARTRLARINAYLNEQIMGMSVVQLFTRERRSLERFETLNNEYLAASLDATRNFSQFYPAIQVLGTLAVALLLWYGGGQVVQRAVTLGVLVAALQYADRFFEPIRDISDKFNIFQAAMASSERIFRLIDEPVTLQDPPVPVMLPRVRGRIEFRDVWFAYEEDEGWVLRGVSFAIEPGQRVAVVGHTGAGKTSIINLLMRFYDPQRGQVLIDGVDVRQVRQQDLRRHVGLVLQDVFLFSGTVERNIRLGDREITEEQIRQAARYVGAARFIDGLPDGYRTEVQERGARLSVGQKQLIAFARAIAHNPEVVLVLDEATSSVDAETERLIQGAMANVLRGRTSIIIAHRLSTIQHADRIIVLHKGRIAEQGTHRELLARGDIYAKLYLLQYKDQEGAGQVAADSLGGPHGSS, encoded by the coding sequence ATGAGCACCGTCTTCCAAGAGGACGAGATCCTCGGTAGGACGTACGACGCCCGGTTGATCCGACGGCTCCTCGGCTACATACGCCCCTACCGCACGACGACGGCCATGGCCATCGCCCTGCTGCTTGTCGCCTCGCTCACCGATCTCGTCGGGCCTTTGCTGTACCGTGTCGCGATCGACCGGTATATCGTCCCCGGAGCCCGAGGCGGGCCGGTGGCGGCGGATCTGCGCGGTGTAGGCGGGGTGGCGGCCGTCTACCTCCTGGTCCTCGGCATCGGGTTTGCGACACGCTGGCTTCAGACGTACCTGATGCAGTTCGTCGGACAACGCGCGATGTACGATCTGCGGATGCACATCTTCGAGCACATTCAGCGGTTGCCGATGGCGTTTTTCTCAAGAACGCCGGTCGGCCGGCTGGTCACGCGGATCACCAACGACGTGGACGCGCTCAACGAACTCATCACCTCCGGGGTCGTCGCCATCTTCGGAGACATCGCCACCCTGTTCGGCATCGTGGGGGTGATGCTCTGGATGGACTGGCGGCTCGCCCTGGTCGTATTCACCGTCCTCCCGCTCGTATACTGGGTCACAGACCGGTTCCGGGTGCGGGCGCGGGAAGCGTACCGGGCGGCGCGGACCCGCCTGGCCCGCATCAACGCGTACCTCAACGAGCAGATCATGGGGATGAGCGTCGTGCAGCTGTTCACCCGGGAGCGACGGAGCCTCGAGCGCTTTGAGACCCTCAACAACGAGTATCTGGCCGCGAGCCTCGATGCCACCAGGAATTTCTCCCAGTTCTACCCTGCGATCCAGGTGCTGGGCACCCTCGCGGTCGCCCTGCTGCTCTGGTACGGCGGGGGCCAGGTTGTTCAGCGGGCCGTCACCCTCGGGGTCCTGGTCGCCGCGCTCCAGTACGCGGACCGGTTCTTCGAGCCGATCAGAGACATCTCAGACAAGTTCAACATCTTCCAAGCCGCGATGGCCTCCTCCGAGCGAATCTTCCGGCTCATTGACGAACCCGTCACCCTTCAAGATCCCCCCGTCCCGGTGATGCTGCCACGGGTGCGGGGCCGGATCGAGTTCCGCGACGTGTGGTTCGCCTATGAGGAGGACGAGGGATGGGTGCTCCGGGGGGTCTCGTTCGCCATCGAACCCGGGCAGCGGGTGGCGGTTGTCGGTCACACAGGCGCCGGGAAGACATCCATCATCAACCTGTTGATGCGATTCTACGACCCGCAGCGGGGACAGGTGCTGATCGACGGCGTGGACGTCCGCCAGGTCCGCCAGCAGGACCTCCGCCGCCACGTCGGCCTCGTGCTCCAGGATGTCTTCCTCTTCTCGGGGACGGTCGAGCGCAACATCCGGCTGGGCGACCGCGAGATCACCGAGGAACAGATCCGGCAGGCGGCCAGGTACGTCGGAGCCGCCCGGTTCATCGATGGTCTCCCGGACGGCTATCGGACCGAGGTGCAGGAACGCGGCGCCCGCCTCTCCGTGGGACAAAAACAGTTGATCGCATTTGCCCGCGCGATCGCGCACAACCCGGAGGTCGTGCTCGTCCTCGACGAGGCGACGAGCAGCGTGGACGCGGAGACGGAACGGCTGATCCAAGGGGCGATGGCCAACGTGCTGCGGGGCCGCACCTCGATCATCATCGCCCACCGGCTCTCGACAATCCAGCATGCCGACCGTATCATCGTGCTGCACAAGGGACGGATCGCCGAGCAGGGAACCCACCGGGAGCTGCTCGCGCGCGGCGACATCTACGCCAAGCTGTATCTGCTGCAGTACAAGGATCAGGAGGGAGCCGGCCAGGTCGCCGCGGACTCCCTCGGCGGGCCTCACGGATCTTCCTGA
- the glpA gene encoding anaerobic glycerol-3-phosphate dehydrogenase subunit GlpA, with translation MQRLETDVLVIGGGSTGTGVARDAAMRGFRTVLVEKRDLTHGTTGRYHGLLHSGGRYVVKDPESAKECIAENRILRRIMPHSIEDTGGLFVITPWDDPAYGDQFRAACAACGVPCEEMPVAAALHLEPRLNPKIQRAFALPDGAADSFLATHANAESARAYGAEIRIYHEVTALLLRDGVVWGARIRDLVRDEEIEVEAAVIVNAAGAWAGRIARLAGCEVNVIPAKGVMVAMNHRLVNTVLNRCKLPADGDILVPIRTVCVIGTTDHKVPDPERYGIEPWEVTLLLEEGEKLVPGLAGARVLRAWAGVRPLYSEQATSDTRDVSRTYALLDHESRDAMRGFVTITGGKWTTYRQMAEVTLDAICRKLGVERPCRTHLEALPEPQEGKYYTLGAPLADIESAHHTAELLCECELVTQDRVERAVDAGAVTLDDVRRDVRLGMGPCQGGFCTYRAAGLLQERRKPDVRETNLALLDFLQERWKGLQAILWGAQLHQARLDELIYLGIMNADHLETGGRKSPLTDFYFQEDSGPPESQRAPAGRDPA, from the coding sequence GTGCAGCGGCTAGAGACTGATGTACTGGTGATCGGCGGCGGGTCCACCGGCACCGGTGTCGCCCGCGACGCCGCGATGCGCGGATTCCGGACCGTCCTGGTGGAGAAACGCGACCTGACACACGGGACGACCGGCCGGTACCACGGCCTGCTGCACTCCGGCGGACGGTACGTCGTGAAGGACCCGGAATCGGCCAAAGAGTGCATCGCGGAAAACCGCATCCTCCGCCGTATCATGCCCCACAGCATCGAAGATACCGGCGGACTCTTTGTCATCACCCCCTGGGACGACCCGGCCTACGGCGACCAGTTTCGGGCCGCCTGCGCTGCGTGCGGGGTCCCGTGTGAGGAGATGCCCGTCGCCGCCGCCCTCCACCTCGAGCCACGCCTGAACCCGAAGATCCAGCGCGCCTTCGCACTCCCCGATGGGGCGGCGGACTCGTTTCTCGCCACGCACGCCAACGCCGAGTCTGCGCGCGCCTACGGCGCCGAGATCCGCATCTATCATGAAGTGACGGCGCTCCTGCTGCGCGACGGCGTCGTTTGGGGCGCGCGAATCCGCGACCTGGTGCGGGATGAGGAGATCGAGGTCGAGGCGGCGGTCATCGTGAACGCGGCCGGAGCGTGGGCCGGTCGCATTGCCCGCCTGGCGGGGTGCGAGGTGAACGTCATTCCCGCCAAAGGCGTGATGGTCGCGATGAACCACCGGTTGGTGAATACCGTTCTCAACCGGTGCAAACTACCCGCTGACGGCGACATCCTCGTGCCGATCCGCACCGTGTGCGTGATCGGCACGACCGATCACAAGGTGCCTGATCCGGAGCGCTATGGGATCGAACCGTGGGAGGTCACGCTCTTGCTTGAAGAAGGGGAGAAGCTGGTCCCGGGCCTGGCAGGTGCTCGCGTCCTGCGGGCGTGGGCGGGCGTTCGCCCCCTATACTCCGAGCAAGCGACGAGCGACACGCGCGACGTCAGCCGGACGTATGCGCTGCTCGATCACGAGTCCCGGGACGCCATGCGGGGTTTCGTCACGATCACCGGCGGGAAATGGACCACGTACCGGCAGATGGCCGAGGTGACTCTGGACGCGATCTGCCGAAAACTGGGTGTCGAACGCCCCTGCCGGACGCACCTTGAAGCCCTGCCTGAGCCTCAGGAAGGGAAGTACTACACGCTCGGCGCTCCGCTTGCCGACATCGAGTCAGCGCACCACACGGCCGAGCTGCTGTGTGAGTGCGAGCTCGTCACTCAAGATCGCGTGGAGCGGGCCGTGGACGCGGGTGCCGTGACGCTCGATGATGTGCGCCGCGACGTGCGGCTTGGGATGGGACCCTGCCAGGGTGGTTTCTGCACGTACCGGGCCGCGGGGCTTCTCCAAGAACGCCGCAAGCCCGATGTCCGCGAGACGAACCTGGCCTTGCTCGACTTCCTGCAAGAACGCTGGAAGGGGCTCCAGGCCATCCTCTGGGGTGCACAGCTCCACCAGGCGCGGCTGGATGAGCTGATCTACCTGGGGATCATGAACGCCGATCATCTTGAAACAGGCGGGCGGAAGAGTCCGCTCACAGACTTCTACTTCCAGGAAGACTCCGGTCCACCCGAATCGCAGCGAGCTCCGGCGGGACGCGACCCGGCGTGA
- the glpK gene encoding glycerol kinase GlpK, producing the protein MAKYAAAVDQGTTSTRFMIFNQNGDVVAVDQKEHEQIYPKPGWVEHDPKEIWQRTQDVIKGALAKGKVNPRDLAGVGVTNQRETAVVWDRKTGTPVHNAIVWQDTRTDAICNELSTGGGQDRFRAKTGLPLATYFSGPKIKWIMDNVRGVRAAAERGDAIFGTLDTWVIWWLTGGPNGGVHVTDVTNASRTMLMNLETLDWDAEILNIMGVPRAMLPQIRPSSEVYATAKGDLDGVPVAGDLGDQQAALFGQTCFGVGEAKNTYGTGNFMLLNTGEKAVQSRHGLLTTLGYRIGAQRPVYALEGSVAITGALVQWLRDNLGMIAKSADVEALAKTVDDNGGIYFVPAFSGLFAPYWKSDARGVVVGLTRYVNKGHLARAALEATAYQTREILDAMNKDSGVTLTSLKVDGGMVYNDLLMQFQADILGVPVLRPKVSETTSLGAAYAAGLATGLWSKVDDLRANWAKDKEWRPQMPADVQDKLYRGWLRAVTRTFDWVEA; encoded by the coding sequence ATGGCGAAGTACGCAGCCGCGGTGGATCAGGGGACCACAAGCACACGCTTCATGATCTTCAACCAAAATGGCGACGTGGTCGCGGTCGACCAGAAGGAGCATGAGCAGATTTATCCTAAGCCCGGGTGGGTTGAGCACGACCCCAAGGAAATTTGGCAGCGGACCCAAGACGTCATCAAAGGCGCGCTGGCGAAGGGAAAAGTCAACCCACGCGACCTTGCCGGAGTGGGCGTGACGAACCAGCGCGAGACCGCGGTGGTCTGGGACCGCAAAACCGGAACCCCCGTCCACAACGCCATCGTCTGGCAGGATACGCGTACCGACGCGATCTGCAACGAATTGTCCACGGGTGGTGGCCAAGATCGCTTTCGAGCGAAGACCGGGCTCCCGCTGGCCACCTATTTCTCGGGCCCCAAGATCAAGTGGATCATGGACAACGTCAGGGGAGTACGCGCGGCGGCGGAGCGAGGCGACGCCATCTTCGGCACCCTCGACACATGGGTGATCTGGTGGCTGACAGGCGGCCCGAACGGAGGGGTGCACGTTACGGACGTCACCAATGCCAGCCGAACCATGTTGATGAACCTGGAGACCCTGGACTGGGACGCCGAGATCCTCAACATCATGGGGGTACCCAGGGCGATGTTGCCCCAGATCCGGCCGTCCAGCGAGGTGTACGCCACGGCGAAGGGCGACCTCGACGGCGTCCCCGTGGCGGGCGACTTGGGGGATCAGCAAGCGGCCCTGTTTGGCCAGACCTGCTTCGGCGTTGGAGAAGCCAAGAATACGTATGGCACCGGCAACTTCATGCTGCTCAACACAGGCGAAAAGGCCGTGCAGTCGCGACACGGCCTCTTGACCACGCTCGGGTACAGAATCGGGGCGCAGAGGCCGGTGTACGCGCTGGAGGGTTCCGTCGCGATCACCGGAGCCCTCGTGCAATGGTTGCGCGACAACCTCGGCATGATCGCGAAGTCGGCCGATGTGGAGGCTCTCGCCAAAACGGTAGACGACAATGGCGGCATCTACTTTGTCCCTGCGTTCTCCGGCCTATTTGCTCCGTACTGGAAAAGCGACGCCAGGGGCGTGGTCGTCGGGCTGACGCGGTACGTGAACAAGGGTCACCTCGCGCGCGCGGCGCTCGAAGCCACCGCCTACCAAACGCGGGAGATCCTCGACGCGATGAACAAGGACTCCGGGGTAACGCTCACCTCCCTTAAAGTGGACGGGGGAATGGTCTACAACGACCTCCTCATGCAGTTCCAGGCGGACATCCTTGGGGTGCCCGTGCTCCGGCCGAAGGTCTCTGAGACGACCTCGTTAGGGGCGGCGTACGCCGCGGGGCTGGCGACCGGGCTGTGGTCGAAGGTCGACGATCTCCGGGCGAACTGGGCGAAGGACAAGGAGTGGCGGCCCCAGATGCCCGCGGACGTGCAGGACAAGCTGTACCGGGGATGGCTCAGGGCGGTCACCCGGACCTTCGACTGGGTGGAGGCGTAG
- a CDS encoding ABC transporter ATP-binding protein — translation MLSQRFWSYIRRHRRSYLRGYAAVLASILVAQLSPWALKLAIDGIRQGVGGVTLLGFAAALVVLALIEAAFNYTMRLAILGAALEIEAELRRDYFAHLQRMHLGFFHGARTGDLMARAVNDIRAVQRFAGIGLMRSCHTTIMLIVSVAFMLAIDVRLTLWTMTILPLVTVLFIALGREIHRRFDRVQEQFSALSARAQENFSGIRVVKAFAQEDAETAEFRTENEKVVTTNLLLARIQGALWPAIGLILGVASVVLLWQGGTDVIRGRITLGQMVQFSYYLARLSFPMIALGWVTNLWQQGRASMDRLDEIFDRRPQISDPPDPVVLEPVSGRIEFKDVTFAYNGAPVLHGITLTIPAGSTVAIVGPTGSGKSTLVHLIPRLFDATEGEVLVDGHDVRRVSLGSLRRSIGIVPQDTFLFSDTLAENIALGADHGNGADGRAIAEVAAISRIAQDVEEFPHKYDTVVGERGVTLSGGQKQRTAIARALIREPKILILDDALSSVDASTEREILAGLRRTQASRTSIVISHRISTIQDADLIVVLDDGRIVQQGTHVSLLARGGLYADLYEKQLLRDALEAEDPPPP, via the coding sequence ATGCTCAGTCAGCGGTTCTGGAGTTACATCCGTCGGCACCGGCGGTCGTATCTGCGGGGCTATGCCGCGGTCCTGGCGTCGATCCTGGTGGCGCAGCTGTCTCCGTGGGCGCTCAAGCTGGCGATCGATGGGATCCGGCAAGGCGTGGGGGGCGTCACGCTGCTCGGGTTCGCGGCCGCGCTGGTCGTCCTGGCACTCATCGAGGCGGCCTTTAACTACACCATGCGCCTCGCCATCCTCGGCGCCGCCCTCGAGATCGAGGCCGAACTCCGCCGGGATTACTTCGCCCACCTGCAGCGCATGCACCTGGGATTCTTCCACGGCGCCCGCACCGGTGACCTGATGGCCCGCGCCGTCAACGACATCCGCGCGGTACAGCGGTTCGCCGGAATCGGCCTGATGCGGTCGTGTCACACCACGATCATGCTCATCGTCTCCGTCGCGTTTATGCTCGCGATCGACGTGCGGCTCACCCTGTGGACGATGACGATCCTTCCTCTGGTGACCGTCTTGTTCATCGCCCTCGGGCGCGAGATTCACCGGCGGTTCGACCGGGTGCAGGAACAATTCAGCGCGCTGTCGGCTCGGGCGCAGGAGAACTTCAGCGGGATCCGCGTCGTGAAGGCGTTCGCCCAGGAGGACGCTGAAACGGCCGAGTTTCGTACGGAAAACGAGAAGGTCGTCACCACGAACCTCCTGCTGGCCCGGATCCAGGGCGCGCTGTGGCCGGCGATTGGGCTCATCCTCGGCGTCGCCTCGGTGGTGCTGCTGTGGCAGGGCGGCACAGACGTCATCCGCGGCCGGATCACGCTGGGCCAGATGGTTCAATTTTCTTATTATCTCGCCAGGTTGAGCTTCCCCATGATCGCCCTCGGTTGGGTGACGAACCTCTGGCAGCAGGGGCGGGCCTCTATGGACCGCCTCGACGAGATCTTCGACCGGCGGCCGCAGATCAGCGACCCGCCCGACCCGGTCGTCCTCGAACCGGTATCGGGGCGGATCGAGTTCAAGGATGTCACGTTCGCCTACAACGGCGCCCCGGTACTTCACGGCATCACGCTGACCATCCCCGCGGGGAGCACCGTGGCGATCGTCGGCCCGACCGGATCGGGGAAGAGCACGCTGGTGCACTTGATCCCGCGCCTGTTCGACGCCACCGAGGGTGAGGTGCTGGTCGACGGACACGATGTCCGGCGGGTGTCGCTCGGCTCGTTGCGGCGATCGATCGGGATCGTCCCGCAGGACACGTTCCTGTTCTCGGATACTCTGGCCGAGAACATCGCCCTCGGCGCGGACCACGGGAACGGCGCGGATGGACGCGCCATTGCCGAGGTCGCAGCGATCTCGCGAATCGCGCAGGACGTGGAGGAGTTCCCTCACAAGTATGACACGGTCGTCGGTGAACGGGGCGTCACGCTGTCCGGCGGCCAAAAACAACGGACGGCGATCGCCCGGGCCCTGATCCGCGAACCAAAGATCTTGATCCTCGACGATGCCCTGAGTTCCGTGGATGCGAGCACGGAGCGGGAGATCCTGGCCGGCCTCCGCCGAACCCAGGCGTCGCGGACGAGCATTGTGATCTCACACAGGATCTCCACGATCCAAGACGCGGACCTGATCGTGGTGCTGGACGACGGACGGATCGTCCAGCAGGGGACCCATGTCTCCCTCCTCGCCCGGGGCGGCCTCTACGCCGACCTCTACGAGAAACAACTGCTCCGCGACGCGTTGGAAGCGGAGGATCCTCCTCCCCCATGA